Proteins found in one Vallitalea guaymasensis genomic segment:
- a CDS encoding S41 family peptidase, which translates to MKRKYSILIIAIIILILVYKVINNENYIEKDKMSNDLMTLKETIIANHPSMQETDQIKSYVKFIDKLIKELPSKQKINQFYFIVSKALAYLNDGHTTIDYYQDDGDFLDLDIIWIGEDLYINKSTDILHKGDKIIKIGNYNCKDLLNKMKDIIPADNKGWLKYRIEQLLPQKKYLQYLGLIDQNNQIDLVINRKNNTMEKVSVKLDVIERKSKEFKNYYTIDSENSTAIMYLYYLEHNDETREFLEAFFTQVKDNNINKVILDLRESPGGDSFFISDLIKYYDVESYVDLNYIMMTNKKKEELLFIGDTYILISKKTFSSSSALAAVYKYNKLGIIVGEPTGTKVHSFGNSKSYMLSNSKIIYKVATMPVKNPLSQNNQFNDAIYPDIYITLRKEDLINETDFILERILNNE; encoded by the coding sequence ATGAAGAGAAAATACAGTATATTAATTATAGCAATAATAATTTTGATATTAGTGTATAAAGTTATTAATAATGAGAATTACATAGAGAAAGATAAAATGAGTAATGATTTAATGACTCTAAAAGAAACAATTATTGCTAATCATCCTTCTATGCAAGAAACAGACCAAATTAAATCGTATGTAAAATTTATTGATAAATTAATTAAAGAACTGCCTAGTAAACAAAAAATAAATCAATTTTATTTTATTGTAAGCAAAGCACTTGCATATTTAAATGATGGCCACACTACTATTGATTATTATCAAGATGATGGTGACTTCTTAGATTTAGATATAATATGGATTGGTGAGGATTTATATATTAATAAATCTACAGATATATTGCATAAAGGAGATAAAATAATTAAAATTGGTAACTATAATTGTAAAGATTTATTGAATAAAATGAAAGACATTATTCCTGCTGATAATAAAGGTTGGCTTAAATATAGGATAGAACAATTGTTGCCACAAAAAAAATACTTACAATATTTAGGGTTAATAGATCAAAATAATCAAATAGACTTGGTGATAAATCGTAAAAATAATACAATGGAAAAAGTATCAGTTAAATTAGATGTTATTGAAAGAAAATCTAAAGAATTTAAGAATTATTATACTATTGATTCTGAAAATAGTACTGCTATTATGTATTTGTATTATCTAGAGCATAATGATGAAACTAGAGAATTTTTAGAGGCTTTTTTTACACAAGTAAAAGATAATAATATTAACAAAGTTATACTGGATTTAAGAGAAAGTCCAGGGGGAGATTCGTTTTTTATCTCCGATTTAATTAAATATTATGATGTTGAATCGTATGTGGATTTGAATTATATTATGATGACTAATAAGAAAAAAGAAGAATTATTATTTATAGGAGATACATACATATTAATATCTAAGAAGACATTTAGCTCATCTTCAGCATTAGCAGCTGTTTACAAATATAATAAATTAGGTATTATAGTAGGAGAGCCTACAGGAACAAAAGTACATTCTTTTGGTAATTCTAAAAGTTATATGTTGTCCAATTCAAAGATAATATATAAAGTAGCTACAATGCCCGTGAAAAATCCATTATCTCAAAATAATCAGTTTAATGATGCTATTTATCCTGATATATATATAACACTAAGAAAAGAAGATTTGATTAATGAAACTGATTTTATTCTTGAAAGAATACTAAACAATGAGTAA
- a CDS encoding ABC transporter transmembrane domain-containing protein, translating to MIRKIVSNNKLKIFNIFVIHTILEISSLILPILLSKFIDTVMVLDKKGDFVHYIILIGLLVIFQVVLYYILTIVSTKLNNILAVNLKKDIFLHLFRTSKRAIDTGKSSYYTKRIDEDTKQIINFLFNDTMTMFINLIKLFIIIIYLYRINRNITLILLVLSILNICVHYIFKDKISKKYLVSIESENEFYSFQNKSLDNKNSILRKSLFTGFTNKYQELFNSNLKNMLDYVSVSTLYNSLCQVVRFVCLIVIIIIGGVEIINGTMSIGNFTLFNNYYNRLLDTIAFFTGYLKRYQDYKVSYTRLKEILKIPELHNGNTKIKNIDTIDVINLSMKINEKRLFYNLNLRFKKGNIYVIKGKNGIGKSTFFDVLLGIEQDYEGNICYNNKDISTIDLYEFRKNNVSFCEQNQDLIIDNILKYDNNNFVSNFIDSGIINKIIKNNELIEKGTIISGGEKQKLSLLQAILKDLDILLLDEPTNALDNKSISLLKKQLIKIKNNKIVIIISHNNDLLDICDYTINFDDINELKYS from the coding sequence ATGATAAGAAAAATAGTATCAAATAATAAGTTGAAGATTTTTAATATATTTGTTATACATACAATACTAGAAATAAGTTCATTAATATTACCTATTTTATTATCAAAATTTATAGATACAGTTATGGTGTTGGATAAAAAAGGGGATTTTGTACATTATATTATTTTAATAGGGTTATTAGTGATTTTCCAAGTTGTTTTATACTATATTTTAACTATTGTTTCTACAAAATTAAATAATATATTAGCTGTAAATTTAAAAAAAGATATTTTTCTTCATCTTTTTAGGACCTCGAAAAGAGCTATTGATACTGGCAAATCCTCATATTATACAAAAAGAATTGATGAAGATACTAAACAAATAATTAATTTCTTGTTTAATGATACAATGACAATGTTTATAAATTTAATAAAGTTATTTATAATAATTATCTACCTATATAGGATAAATAGAAATATTACACTAATATTACTCGTATTAAGTATATTAAATATATGTGTTCATTATATTTTTAAAGATAAAATCTCAAAAAAATATCTTGTAAGCATAGAAAGTGAGAATGAGTTTTATTCTTTTCAAAATAAAAGTTTAGATAATAAAAATTCCATTTTAAGAAAATCATTGTTCACTGGTTTTACTAATAAATATCAAGAATTATTCAATTCTAATTTAAAAAATATGCTGGATTACGTAAGTGTAAGTACTTTGTATAATTCTTTATGTCAAGTTGTTAGATTTGTATGTTTAATAGTAATAATAATTATAGGAGGAGTAGAAATAATTAATGGTACTATGAGTATAGGAAATTTTACATTATTTAATAATTACTATAATAGACTATTAGATACTATAGCTTTTTTTACTGGTTATTTAAAAAGATATCAAGATTACAAAGTTTCATATACACGATTAAAAGAGATTTTGAAAATTCCTGAGTTACATAATGGAAATACCAAAATTAAAAACATTGATACTATAGATGTTATTAATTTATCAATGAAAATAAATGAAAAGAGATTATTTTATAATTTAAATCTTAGATTTAAAAAAGGTAATATTTATGTTATAAAAGGAAAGAATGGTATAGGTAAGAGTACATTTTTTGATGTTTTGTTAGGCATAGAACAAGATTATGAAGGTAATATATGTTATAATAATAAAGATATATCTACAATTGATTTATATGAGTTTAGAAAAAACAATGTTAGTTTTTGTGAGCAAAATCAAGATTTAATAATTGATAATATTTTAAAATATGATAATAATAATTTTGTTAGTAATTTTATTGACAGTGGAATAATCAATAAGATTATTAAAAACAATGAATTGATTGAAAAAGGCACAATCATTTCAGGTGGAGAAAAGCAAAAATTATCACTTCTGCAAGCAATATTAAAAGATTTAGATATACTTTTACTAGATGAACCTACTAATGCATTGGATAATAAGAGCATATCTTTATTAAAAAAACAACTTATTAAAATTAAGAATAATAAGATAGTTATTATTATATCACACAATAATGATTTGCTTGATATATGTGATTATACAATTAATTTTGACGACATTAATGAATTGAAATATTCTTGA
- a CDS encoding radical SAM/SPASM domain-containing protein, which yields MRYKQSIFNIEIDNIENGKKLFFNSSNCSYVVLDEKYIDYLYNVDTKNINIREDEIGRKLYEQGFIVNYELDEIELIKFKSNLAKYQQKSYNYTIALTLDCNMACPYCYEKKNNIYMSKEVSDKIIDHIDKQIISGIKNISITWYGGEPLLAIDLIKKMSKKIISMCNEKELNYTANIVTNGLLLTEEMAKTLLEYKVTFAQVTIDGLEKTHNNRRITIDGSNSFKTIIKNIKNACNIISIAVRINTDIDNQNEIPQLITYLHSVLPNDRVKIYVAPVEDKKNDGYEGCLNFIDFANFQTNIFNSFLTKESVNKFFPSPISVACGAQCINSAVIDPNGDVFKCWEQVGLTKFKIGNIVEGDNNVINLIKFVNMEIPHECYKCKFLPLCLGGCPHARMYNNNSAACTRNAASIKTILLKYYNAWCDKKITEG from the coding sequence ATGAGATATAAGCAATCTATATTTAATATAGAAATAGATAATATAGAAAATGGCAAGAAGTTATTTTTCAACTCATCTAATTGCTCTTATGTTGTATTAGATGAAAAATACATAGATTATTTATATAATGTTGATACTAAAAATATTAATATTAGAGAGGATGAAATAGGAAGAAAGCTTTATGAGCAAGGGTTTATTGTGAATTATGAATTAGATGAAATTGAATTAATTAAATTTAAAAGTAATTTAGCTAAATATCAGCAGAAAAGTTATAATTATACTATAGCACTAACATTAGATTGTAATATGGCTTGTCCATATTGTTATGAAAAAAAGAATAATATATATATGAGTAAAGAGGTTAGTGATAAAATTATTGACCATATTGATAAGCAAATAATATCTGGTATTAAAAATATTAGTATCACATGGTATGGTGGAGAACCACTATTAGCTATTGATTTAATTAAAAAAATGAGTAAAAAAATTATAAGTATGTGTAACGAAAAAGAACTAAATTATACTGCTAATATAGTAACAAATGGATTACTATTAACTGAGGAAATGGCTAAGACATTATTAGAATATAAAGTTACATTTGCACAAGTAACTATTGATGGATTAGAAAAAACTCATAATAATCGACGAATAACTATAGATGGATCTAATAGCTTTAAAACAATTATAAAGAATATAAAAAATGCATGCAATATTATAAGTATAGCTGTGAGGATAAATACTGATATAGATAATCAAAATGAAATTCCACAATTAATAACATATTTACATTCTGTATTACCAAATGATAGAGTAAAAATTTATGTTGCACCTGTTGAAGATAAGAAAAATGATGGGTATGAAGGTTGTTTGAATTTTATTGATTTTGCTAATTTTCAAACTAATATATTCAATAGTTTTTTAACAAAAGAAAGTGTTAATAAATTTTTTCCAAGCCCAATATCTGTTGCTTGTGGTGCACAATGTATTAATTCAGCTGTTATTGATCCTAATGGTGACGTGTTTAAATGTTGGGAACAAGTAGGCCTCACTAAATTTAAAATTGGTAATATTGTAGAAGGAGACAACAATGTAATAAATTTAATAAAATTTGTAAATATGGAAATACCTCATGAATGTTATAAATGTAAATTCTTACCATTATGTTTGGGCGGTTGTCCTCATGCTAGAATGTATAATAATAATAGTGCTGCATGCACAAGAAATGCAGCATCTATAAAAACTATTTTGTTAAAATACTATAATGCTTGGTGCGATAAAAAAATAACTGAAGGTTGA
- a CDS encoding TIGR03915 family putative DNA repair protein produces MVYLHDGTFNGLLTCVYEHYYTEKANGIYYENRYEIQLLEQEVNIATDDKKAGKVYDAIWNKISDEAMKNVYYTFLSDDYKKDCYILKYLELGFKMGYKIDNDHTHKDVLNVHNLSSKVSKERHRLLGLLRFQEVGDVLYAPLTPDNDVIELLADHFADRMKNEKFIIHDKKRNKAVIYNKREWMITDFEYQEDIAISERERNFQEMWKGYFEHIGIKERKNLVLQRQFVPTRYRKNIVEFNK; encoded by the coding sequence ATGGTGTATTTACATGATGGAACATTTAATGGACTCTTAACTTGTGTATACGAACATTATTATACTGAAAAAGCTAATGGAATATATTATGAAAATAGATATGAAATACAACTATTAGAACAAGAAGTTAATATTGCTACTGATGATAAAAAAGCAGGTAAAGTATATGATGCCATATGGAATAAGATATCCGATGAAGCTATGAAAAACGTCTATTATACCTTTTTATCCGATGATTACAAAAAAGACTGCTATATATTAAAATATCTGGAATTAGGATTTAAGATGGGTTATAAAATAGACAACGACCATACTCATAAAGATGTTCTGAATGTCCATAACCTATCTTCCAAAGTATCAAAGGAAAGGCATAGATTGTTAGGTTTGTTAAGATTCCAAGAGGTGGGAGATGTGCTGTATGCACCGTTAACGCCTGACAATGATGTTATTGAATTACTTGCTGACCATTTTGCGGATCGAATGAAAAATGAGAAATTTATTATCCATGATAAAAAGCGTAATAAAGCAGTTATATATAATAAAAGAGAATGGATGATAACAGACTTTGAGTATCAGGAAGATATAGCTATTTCAGAGAGAGAAAGAAATTTTCAAGAAATGTGGAAAGGCTATTTTGAGCATATAGGAATTAAGGAGAGAAAAAATCTTGTATTACAAAGACAATTCGTTCCCACTAGATACAGGAAAAATATTGTTGAGTTCAATAAATAA
- a CDS encoding putative DNA modification/repair radical SAM protein, with protein MKKNIIEKLQVLADAAKYDVSCASSGVNRKNTGKIGSSQASGICHTWASDGRCVSLLKILLSNYCVYDCEYCVNRLSNDVQRASFTPEEVAELTIEFYRRNYIEGLFLSSAVEKNPNHTMEKIVKTLLILRNHYGFSGYIHVKAIPGADKILIKQAGELADRMSVNIELPTEDGLKLLAPQKTMKKLFLPMNQIKDEINKSSYEVARYKHAKKFVPAGQSTQMIVGATSESDLSMLSITDQLYKRFKLKRVYFSAYVPVNKGGNLPAISATTTPMLREHRLYQADWLLRFYKFEAKELLDNSNPNFDLDYDPKMIWALRNIGEFPKEVNKVSVNELLRIPGIGMISARRILKQRKVRIITYEDLKKMGVVLKRARFFVTCNGKYYGEKNLDPETIKTILNPLPPYEQLTLKI; from the coding sequence ATGAAGAAGAATATAATAGAAAAATTACAAGTATTAGCTGATGCAGCTAAGTATGATGTTTCATGTGCTTCTAGTGGTGTTAATCGAAAGAATACAGGTAAGATAGGAAGTTCGCAAGCTAGTGGTATATGTCATACTTGGGCGTCTGATGGTAGATGTGTATCCTTATTAAAAATATTACTTAGCAATTATTGCGTATATGATTGTGAATACTGTGTTAATAGATTGAGTAATGATGTACAAAGAGCTAGTTTCACACCGGAAGAAGTAGCTGAACTTACTATTGAATTTTATAGAAGAAACTATATAGAAGGTCTATTCTTAAGCTCAGCTGTTGAAAAAAATCCTAATCACACAATGGAGAAGATTGTCAAGACTCTACTTATACTTAGAAATCACTATGGATTTTCTGGTTATATTCATGTAAAAGCTATACCAGGAGCAGATAAGATACTTATTAAGCAAGCAGGAGAGCTTGCAGATAGGATGAGCGTTAATATAGAATTACCAACAGAAGATGGACTAAAATTATTAGCACCTCAAAAAACAATGAAGAAATTATTCTTACCCATGAATCAAATAAAAGATGAGATAAATAAATCAAGTTACGAAGTAGCTCGTTACAAACATGCCAAAAAATTCGTTCCAGCAGGTCAATCTACTCAGATGATTGTAGGAGCTACCAGTGAAAGTGATTTGTCAATGTTAAGCATAACTGATCAATTATATAAAAGATTCAAGTTAAAAAGAGTATATTTTTCTGCATATGTACCTGTCAATAAAGGTGGTAACCTACCTGCCATAAGTGCAACTACAACACCAATGCTTAGGGAACACAGGTTATATCAAGCAGATTGGCTATTGAGATTCTATAAATTTGAAGCAAAAGAATTACTGGATAACAGCAATCCCAATTTTGATTTGGACTATGATCCTAAGATGATATGGGCACTTAGAAATATTGGTGAATTCCCAAAAGAAGTAAACAAAGTATCGGTAAACGAATTATTAAGAATTCCTGGGATTGGAATGATTTCAGCTAGAAGAATACTAAAACAAAGAAAAGTAAGAATAATTACTTATGAAGATTTGAAAAAAATGGGAGTGGTATTGAAAAGAGCTAGATTTTTTGTCACATGCAACGGAAAGTATTACGGAGAAAAAAATCTTGATCCAGAGACTATTAAAACCATCTTGAATCCTTTACCACCTTATGAACAACTTACTTTGAAAATATAA
- a CDS encoding glycoside hydrolase family 13 protein has product MNYEAVLHIPLSNYAHGIDEENVVFRIRTARDDIKSCILHYGDRACRVNPVIFNSEPMKVVAQDELYDYYEVVLHSPYTRICYYFELSDGVESKYYYYDMFMNTLPIERSEFYQLPFNRREDIATIPSWVQDAVVYNIFPDSFATAKGYISNKKGEAKFSHHTTYSMRGGTLKGIKENIPYFLDLGVNCIYMNPIFVAGEWHKYDLIGYYNIDPCFGTNEDFKELVDACHDNDIRVIIDGVFNHCGWHFFAFEDVLEKGEASKYKDWFYGLKYPVEYPDSQEDIPTYDCFAYERKMPKMNTSNEEVIEYFLDVCKYWTESYGIDGWRLDVASEVDDTFWREFRKTAKSINPDCFIIGEVWESAQHWLLGDQFDSSMNYDMRKNCRDFFAVDTLDSYGFDSRVTAMLMRYNKNIVHGQLNLLDSHDVPRFLSICQEDMKRFKLSVIFQMTFLGVPMVFYGDEKGLVGIKEHEYRRPMSWDKEEGAEIYSFYQDIIKLRRNKDTLKYGDYKTIMAERNSGVYAFKRCHDDEETYVILNRSEESIAIDNVIGDTNYNIDLSSNEDCKMVEPWGFVIVSKSC; this is encoded by the coding sequence ATGAATTATGAAGCAGTATTGCATATACCCCTTTCTAATTATGCTCATGGCATAGATGAAGAGAATGTCGTATTTAGAATACGGACAGCAAGGGATGATATAAAAAGTTGCATACTACACTATGGGGATAGAGCTTGCCGTGTAAATCCAGTTATTTTTAACAGTGAACCCATGAAGGTAGTTGCACAAGATGAATTATACGATTATTATGAAGTTGTTCTACACTCACCATATACACGTATATGTTACTATTTTGAATTAAGTGATGGAGTAGAAAGTAAGTATTATTATTATGATATGTTCATGAATACCCTGCCAATAGAGCGTTCAGAATTCTATCAGTTACCTTTTAATAGAAGAGAGGATATTGCAACTATTCCATCATGGGTACAAGATGCAGTAGTCTATAATATATTTCCTGATAGTTTTGCTACTGCTAAAGGGTATATTAGTAATAAAAAAGGTGAAGCCAAGTTTTCACATCATACTACCTATAGTATGCGTGGAGGAACTTTGAAAGGAATAAAGGAGAATATACCTTATTTCTTAGATTTGGGTGTTAATTGTATTTATATGAATCCAATCTTTGTGGCTGGAGAGTGGCACAAATATGACTTGATCGGTTACTATAACATTGATCCATGTTTTGGTACCAATGAAGATTTTAAGGAATTAGTTGATGCTTGTCATGACAACGATATACGAGTAATCATTGATGGAGTATTCAATCATTGTGGCTGGCATTTCTTTGCATTTGAAGATGTATTGGAAAAAGGAGAAGCTTCTAAGTATAAAGATTGGTTTTATGGATTGAAATACCCTGTGGAATATCCGGATAGCCAAGAAGACATACCTACATATGATTGTTTTGCTTATGAGCGTAAAATGCCTAAGATGAATACATCTAATGAAGAGGTAATCGAGTATTTCTTAGATGTGTGTAAGTATTGGACTGAGAGTTATGGGATTGATGGATGGCGACTAGATGTAGCCAGTGAGGTAGATGATACTTTCTGGCGTGAATTCCGTAAGACTGCCAAATCAATTAACCCAGACTGTTTTATCATAGGTGAAGTATGGGAGTCTGCTCAGCATTGGTTGTTAGGAGATCAATTCGATTCTTCCATGAATTATGATATGCGTAAAAATTGCCGAGATTTCTTTGCAGTTGATACATTAGACAGTTATGGATTTGATAGTAGAGTGACAGCCATGCTCATGCGTTATAATAAGAATATAGTTCATGGACAGTTGAATCTACTAGATAGCCATGATGTACCTAGATTTTTATCTATATGTCAGGAAGATATGAAACGATTTAAATTGTCTGTAATATTCCAAATGACATTTTTAGGTGTACCTATGGTATTTTATGGTGACGAGAAAGGTCTAGTTGGTATAAAAGAACATGAGTATAGAAGACCAATGAGCTGGGATAAAGAAGAAGGAGCAGAGATATACAGCTTCTATCAGGATATCATTAAGTTAAGACGTAACAAGGATACACTGAAATATGGTGATTATAAAACAATCATGGCAGAAAGAAATAGTGGAGTATACGCATTTAAGAGATGCCATGATGATGAAGAAACTTATGTAATACTTAATCGTAGTGAAGAGAGTATAGCTATAGATAATGTTATTGGCGATACCAATTATAATATTGATTTATCTAGTAATGAAGATTGCAAAATGGTAGAGCCTTGGGGATTCGTTATTGTTAGTAAGAGCTGTTGA
- a CDS encoding sugar ABC transporter permease, whose protein sequence is MHRRTKHRIKMSLLNLFFIVACLLCIVPILYTLSVSLNGTNNILSGSFSFVPKEFTLDNYKAVLFNKPYLLWLKNTLILVVATVTISLAVAIPAAYAFSRFRFIGRKTILYILIILNAFPSILSMFAIYRILMPMKLVNSYLGLILIYVGTMAIFGLWNMKGYFDTIPIEIEEAGKIDGANDFQLVTKLILPLAKPSIIVTAVMIIIFVWNEYIFAVTFMTGAEKYTLAAGLYALQATQYTRNWPIFSAASLLTAIPILIIFLVIQRNMVSGLTAGGVKG, encoded by the coding sequence ATGCATAGAAGAACAAAACATAGAATCAAGATGAGTTTGCTCAATCTATTTTTTATTGTTGCATGCCTATTATGCATTGTACCTATTCTTTACACTTTATCTGTATCCCTGAATGGTACTAACAATATATTGAGTGGATCTTTTTCTTTTGTACCTAAGGAGTTTACACTTGATAATTATAAAGCAGTGTTATTTAACAAGCCATATCTCTTATGGTTGAAAAACACATTAATATTGGTTGTGGCTACAGTTACTATATCATTAGCGGTAGCTATACCAGCTGCCTATGCTTTTTCCAGATTTAGATTCATTGGAAGGAAAACTATTTTGTATATATTGATTATACTTAATGCCTTTCCATCAATCTTATCCATGTTTGCCATATACCGTATATTGATGCCTATGAAATTAGTGAATTCTTATCTTGGATTGATCTTGATATATGTGGGAACCATGGCTATATTTGGTCTTTGGAACATGAAAGGTTATTTTGATACGATACCTATAGAGATTGAAGAAGCGGGTAAAATAGACGGAGCTAATGATTTTCAGCTGGTAACTAAGTTGATTCTGCCATTAGCTAAGCCATCAATTATAGTTACAGCGGTTATGATTATTATCTTTGTATGGAATGAATACATATTCGCAGTTACTTTTATGACAGGTGCAGAAAAATATACTTTAGCTGCTGGATTATATGCTCTTCAAGCAACCCAGTATACACGTAATTGGCCTATTTTCTCGGCTGCATCACTATTAACAGCTATTCCTATACTAATTATTTTTCTGGTAATACAGAGAAATATGGTTTCTGGACTTACAGCAGGTGGTGTAAAAGGATAA